The Fragaria vesca subsp. vesca linkage group LG2, FraVesHawaii_1.0, whole genome shotgun sequence genome includes a window with the following:
- the LOC101291879 gene encoding coiled-coil domain-containing protein 124-A-like, which produces MPPKKMGVNSKAEAARARRSATESERKESEARQKEEQYWREAEGSKSRAAKKKEEEAEKKAEAAARKAEARRLAELEEKELEKMVKKPDKKVSRVAIPVPKVTEAELRKRREEEAAAMEKKSEESKKKQTRTAAEEEYERMVLVSNTNRDDSVIEARSVEDAIAQMTVAESLPVDRHPEKRLKASFKAFEEAELPRLKAEKPGLTHNQYKDMIWKLWKKSPDNPLNQVATE; this is translated from the exons ATGCCGCCGAAGAAGATGGGTGTGAACAGCAAGGCGGAGGCCGCTAGGGCACGGCGGAGCGCCACCGAATCCGAGCGGAAAGAAAGCGAGGCTCGCCAGAAAGAGGAGCAGTACTGGCGCGAAGCCGAGGGCAGCAAATCACGCGCCGCCAAGAAGAAGGAGGAGGAAGCCGAGAAGAAGGCCGAGGCCGCCGCTCGCAAGGCCGAGGCGCGCCGATTGGCCGAGCTGGAGGAGAAGGAGCTCGAGAAGATGGTGAAGAAGCCTGACAAGAAGGTCAGCCGCGTCGCGATCCCTGTGCCGAAGGTGACGGAGGCCGAGCTGAGGAAGCGCCGGGAGGAGGAGGCGGCGGCGATGGAGAAGAAGTCGGAGGAGTCGAAGAAGAAGCAGACGCGTACGGCGGCGGAGGAGGAGTACGAGAGAATGGTGCTGGTGTCGAACACGAATCGTGATGATTCGGTTATTGAGGCCAGGTCGGTGGAGGACGCGATTGCTCAGATGACGGTGGCGGAGTCCTTGCCGGTGGATCGCCACCCTGAGAAGAGACTCAAGGCTTCGTTTAAG GCATTTGAAGAAGCTGAGCTTCCCAGGTTGAAGGCGGAGAAACCAGGACTTACTCACAATCAATACAAGGACATGATATGGAAGCTGTGGAAGAAATCTCCTGATAATCCGCTAAATCAG GTTGCTACTGAGTGA
- the LOC101298487 gene encoding receptor-like cytosolic serine/threonine-protein kinase RBK1-like codes for MVQSQTVEPQMLSCRCKTVKNKRTIIAGLNSDTCSREMLLGLLTSVVKPEDNVIAIHVEETDDTFDPNTFHIHEDICKSKKVDFQVKVCIGDSYISELTYQVRVSYATILTLGCSSSGLNVSAISACLKGLPPSCTLLVMNSVGRILFQREGTCQQGSVKIARPLQSSQSFSSGYTCYNQSNTSRKLHKSLTIPSAPPVSSMRRFTRRALSSAHKTVEVSDFVAQKLFHRLALLEAEGSSRHFASQELRYATNNFSPDMVIGEGGHSKVYRATLEDGRGAAVKVLKTTHHSVNDLFREVDFLSSMNHKNIIQIIGFCDSGEMLAIVYDLLHGSLRRNLRQLRWSERMKVALGVAKALEYLHHSHNPPIIHRDVKSSNILLSHDCEPILSDFGAAMVLRQSQHADVPCDVVGTFGYLAPEYMMYGKVDEKIDVYSYGVVLLELITGKEAIQTDQEIRESLVLWARSLLSCGICERLIDPYLSEEYNKEEMEVMMIAARLCLMHSSSRRPTMKTILRLFEEPDHWLRMQRERDEFLKGTNSKDETVT; via the exons ATGGTTCAAAGTCAAACAGTTGAACCCCAAATGCTATCGTGCCGCTGCAAGACAGTGAAGAACAAGAGGACTATTATCGCTGGCCTAAATTCAGATACCTGCAGTAGAGAAATGCTGCTTGGATTGCTCACTTCTGTTGTTAAACCAGAAGACAATGTGATAGCTATTCATGTGGAAGAAACAGATGATACATTTGATCCAAACACTTTCCACATTCATGAAGATATCTGCAAGTCCAAGAAG GTAGATTTTCAAGTAAAGGTCTGCATAGGAGATTCATACATTTCTGAATTAACTTACCAAGTTAGAGTCAGCTATGCTACAATCCTCACACTTGGTTGCAGCTCTTCAGG GCTCAATGTTTCAGCTATCAGTGCTTGCCTGAAAGGATTACCTCCTTCGTGCACACTTCTGGTTATGAATAGTGTTGGAAGAATTTTGTTTCAGAGGGAGGGAACTTGCCAACAAGGTTCTGTAAAGATAGCCCGGCCCTTGCAATCTTCGCAGTCATTTTCTTCAGGGTACACCTGTTATAATCAGTCAAATACATCCCGGAAATTGCATAAGTCATTGACAATACCATCTGCTCCTCCTGTATCATCAATGCGGCGATTTACTAGAAGGGCACTCTCTTCTGCACATAAAACAGTGGAGGTTTCTGATTTTGTGGCTCAAAAACTGTTTCATAGATTGGCACTACTGGAAGCAGAAGGTTCCAGCAGGCATTTCGCCTCCCAAGAGCTTCGGTATGCAACTAACAATTTCAGCCCTGACATGGTGATTGGAGAAGGTGGACATAGCAAGGTGTATCGAGCCACTCTTGAAGATGGTAGAGGTGCAGCTGTGAAAGTCCTCAAAACCACACACCATTCAGTCAATGATCTTTTCCGCGAAGTAGATTTTCTGTCTAGTATGAATCACAAGAACATAATTCAGATAATTGGGTTCTGTGATAGTGGAGAGATGCTTGCGATTGTGTATGATCTTTTACATGGAAGCTTGAGGAGGAATTTGAGACAACTAAGGTGGAGTGAGAGGATGAAAGTTGCACTTGGTGTAGCAAAAGCTTTAGAGTACCTTCATCATTCTCACAACCCTCCCATCATTCATAGGGATGTCAAGTCTTCTAACATTCTCCTCTCCCATGATTGCGAACCAATA TTGTCCGATTTTGGAGCAGCAATGGTACTTCGTCAATCTCAGCATGCAGACGTGCCATGTGATGTTGTTGGGACGTTTGGATACTTAGCCCCAGAGTACATGATGTATGGCAAGGTTGATGAGAAGATAGATGTGTACTCATATGGGGTGGTGCTTTTAGAACTCATTACTGGGAAAGAGGCTATTCAAACCGACCAGGAGATTCGAGAGAGCTTAGTACTTTGG GCAAGGTCCCTACTGAGCTGTGGCATATGCGAACGTCTAATTGATCCTTACTTGTCTGAGGAGTATAACAAGGAAGAGATGGAAGTAATGATGATAGCTGCACGCCTCTGCCTTATGCATTCATCTTCTAGAAGACCAACCATGAAAACG ATACTTAGGCTATTTGAGGAGCCAGATCATTGGTTAAGGATGCAGAGAGAAAGAGATGAGTTTCTGAAAGGGACTAATTCAAAAGATGAAACAGTTACTTGA